From Pseudomonas sp. G.S.17, the proteins below share one genomic window:
- a CDS encoding FtsX-like permease family protein, giving the protein MRVFYWTLRALLSHWRRHPVQFFSVLTGLWLATALLTGVQALNSQARQSYAQASQLIGGEPQTSLSTANGAPFTQDLFVSLRRAGWPVSPVVQGRIMLQGLEERRVRVMGIEPVSLPAGSALAGQTLDMTQIVAFFTPPGRAWIAPQTLEALGLHEGQQPLTLDGQALPPLHSQIGMAPGVLLMDIGFAQPLLGLPGQVSRLLLDKEFAAGNPVLPPELNGQLLLKKSGEENNLARLTESFHLNLDALGFLSFVVGLFIVHAAIGLALEQRRGLLRNLRACGVSARLLITALGVELGVLALLGGVLGVASGYWLASLLLPDVAASLRGLYGAEVAGQLTLSPWWWLSGLGLSVLGALLAGANSLLRAARMPLLALANPQAWHQAHGRWLRRQAWVASGAAVIALAALILGDSLASGFVLMAALLLGAALGLPVLLNALINLLLGRSRSVLGQWFLADCRQQLPALSLALMALLLALAANIGAGSMTSGFRETFGNWLEQRLTAELYVTPQEPAQAPQLQAWLNQQPSVTAVLPNWQVSIQLQGWPADLFGVIDHPTYRQHWPLLEAAAGDPWAQLARQDTVMISEQLARRLKLGLNDTVSIATPDGLWSPRIVGIYADYGNPKGHLLVNSQRFLSHWPQLAPSRFNLRIAPTAVPPLVRELQDRFKLDDNHIIDQSQLKGWSTQVFERTFAATAALNSLTLGVAGIALFISLLTQSQSRLGQLAPLWALGVTRRQLMLLNLGQTWLLAVLTLAFALPLGLLLAWCLDAVINVQAFGWRLPLQIFPAQLAQLAALALLATLLASAWPLFKLYRTRPADLLRTFANET; this is encoded by the coding sequence GCAGTTTTTCAGCGTGCTGACCGGGTTGTGGCTGGCCACCGCGCTGCTCACCGGCGTGCAGGCCCTCAACAGTCAGGCGCGCCAAAGCTACGCCCAGGCCAGCCAGTTGATCGGCGGCGAGCCACAGACCAGCCTGTCCACCGCGAACGGCGCGCCGTTTACTCAGGATCTATTCGTCAGCCTGCGTCGTGCAGGCTGGCCGGTATCGCCGGTGGTGCAAGGTCGAATCATGCTGCAAGGGCTGGAAGAGCGCCGCGTGCGGGTGATGGGCATCGAACCGGTTTCCCTGCCCGCGGGTTCGGCGCTTGCCGGGCAAACTCTGGACATGACACAGATCGTCGCCTTCTTCACCCCGCCGGGTCGTGCCTGGATAGCGCCGCAGACCCTGGAGGCGCTGGGCCTGCACGAAGGGCAACAACCCCTGACGCTTGACGGGCAAGCCTTGCCGCCACTGCACAGTCAGATCGGCATGGCGCCGGGCGTGCTGTTGATGGACATCGGCTTCGCGCAACCACTGCTCGGTTTGCCTGGGCAGGTTTCGCGGCTGTTGCTGGACAAGGAATTCGCCGCTGGCAATCCAGTGCTGCCGCCTGAACTGAACGGCCAACTGCTGCTGAAGAAAAGCGGCGAAGAGAACAATCTGGCGCGCCTGACCGAAAGCTTCCACCTGAACCTCGATGCGCTGGGTTTCCTGTCGTTTGTGGTCGGTCTGTTTATCGTGCATGCCGCCATCGGCCTGGCCCTTGAGCAGCGTCGCGGGCTGCTGCGCAATTTGCGCGCCTGTGGCGTCAGCGCTCGTCTATTGATCACCGCGCTGGGTGTCGAACTGGGCGTTTTGGCACTGCTCGGCGGTGTGCTGGGCGTAGCCAGCGGTTATTGGCTGGCGAGCCTGCTGCTGCCGGATGTGGCCGCCAGTCTGCGCGGGTTGTACGGCGCGGAAGTGGCGGGCCAACTGACGCTGAGCCCGTGGTGGTGGCTGAGCGGTCTGGGCCTGAGCGTGCTGGGCGCGTTGCTGGCCGGCGCGAACAGTTTGCTGCGTGCTGCGCGCATGCCTTTGCTGGCCTTGGCAAATCCCCAGGCATGGCATCAGGCCCACGGCCGCTGGCTACGTCGCCAAGCCTGGGTTGCCAGCGGCGCAGCCGTCATCGCCTTGGCTGCATTGATATTGGGTGACAGCCTCGCCAGCGGTTTTGTACTCATGGCCGCGCTGTTGCTGGGCGCTGCGCTAGGTTTGCCGGTGTTGCTCAACGCCCTGATCAACCTGCTGCTGGGCCGCAGTCGATCCGTATTGGGCCAATGGTTTCTTGCCGATTGCCGCCAGCAATTACCCGCCTTGAGCCTGGCGTTGATGGCCCTGCTGCTGGCGTTGGCGGCGAACATCGGCGCGGGCAGCATGACGTCCGGTTTTCGCGAAACATTCGGCAACTGGCTTGAACAACGCCTGACCGCCGAGCTGTACGTCACGCCGCAAGAACCCGCGCAAGCGCCGCAATTGCAGGCCTGGCTGAATCAGCAACCCAGCGTCACTGCGGTGTTGCCCAACTGGCAGGTGTCGATTCAGTTGCAGGGTTGGCCTGCCGACTTGTTTGGCGTGATCGACCATCCGACCTACCGGCAACATTGGCCGCTGCTCGAAGCGGCAGCGGGTGATCCGTGGGCGCAACTGGCCCGCCAGGACACGGTTATGATCAGCGAGCAACTGGCGCGCCGCCTGAAGCTGGGACTGAATGATACCGTCAGCATCGCGACGCCCGATGGCCTGTGGTCGCCGCGCATCGTCGGTATCTACGCCGACTACGGCAATCCCAAGGGCCACTTGCTGGTCAACTCGCAACGATTTCTCAGTCACTGGCCGCAATTGGCGCCTTCCCGATTCAATCTGCGCATCGCTCCGACCGCCGTCCCGCCGCTGGTGCGCGAGCTGCAGGATCGCTTCAAACTGGACGACAACCACATCATCGACCAGAGCCAGCTCAAGGGCTGGTCGACGCAAGTCTTCGAACGCACCTTCGCCGCGACCGCAGCGCTGAACAGCCTGACGCTGGGGGTGGCGGGCATTGCGCTGTTCATCAGCCTGCTGACCCAGAGTCAAAGCCGCCTCGGCCAACTCGCGCCGCTGTGGGCGCTGGGTGTGACACGACGGCAACTGATGCTGCTCAATCTGGGCCAGACCTGGTTGCTGGCGGTGCTGACTCTTGCGTTCGCCCTGCCACTGGGGCTGCTGCTGGCCTGGTGCCTGGATGCGGTAATCAACGTGCAGGCCTTCGGCTGGCGGCTGCCGTTACAGATTTTCCCGGCGCAACTCGCGCAACTGGCGGCGCTGGCGCTGCTCGCTACCCTGCTCGCCTCGGCATGGCCGCTGTTCAAGCTGTACCGCACGCGCCCCGCCGACTTGTTGAGGACCTTCGCCAATGAGACGTAA
- a CDS encoding lipocalin-like domain-containing protein, giving the protein MRRNWLAIILSGVLLAACDKPAAPEEGFAGLADKAEQFAQVTPGRPFIFPADHGPHAGYRIEWWYITANLKDDQGQSFGVQWTLFRNALRAGQTGSGWNDGTIWMGHAAVTSATQHFAAERYARGGVEQAGVNTAPFAAWIDDWALRSTSSGPDAKTDANPLASMQLTAKDPRFAYRLTLKAQQPLVLQGQQGFSQKSEQGQASYYYSQPFFQTDGELQIDGKTWHVSGPAWLDREWSSQPLTANQTGWDWFSVHLDDGSALMLYRMRQKDGEPYLTGTWIAADGSTQLLHAQDISLTPLQTTQVAGHSMPTRWSVKIPGKGLEITTAALNRKAWMDLRIPYWEGPVTVSGSHQGVGYLEMTGY; this is encoded by the coding sequence ATGAGACGTAACTGGCTCGCGATTATCCTCAGCGGCGTATTGCTCGCTGCTTGCGACAAGCCCGCCGCGCCGGAAGAAGGTTTCGCCGGGCTGGCGGACAAGGCTGAGCAGTTTGCCCAGGTGACACCGGGGCGGCCGTTCATATTCCCGGCTGATCACGGCCCGCACGCCGGCTATCGGATTGAATGGTGGTACATCACCGCCAACCTCAAGGACGATCAGGGGCAGAGCTTCGGCGTGCAATGGACGCTGTTTCGTAACGCCCTGCGCGCCGGGCAAACCGGCAGCGGCTGGAACGACGGCACGATCTGGATGGGCCACGCGGCGGTCACTTCAGCGACGCAACATTTCGCCGCCGAACGTTACGCCCGGGGCGGCGTCGAGCAGGCTGGCGTGAACACTGCACCCTTTGCGGCCTGGATCGACGACTGGGCACTGCGCAGCACTTCATCCGGGCCCGATGCAAAAACAGACGCGAACCCGCTGGCGAGCATGCAACTCACTGCCAAAGATCCACGCTTTGCCTATCGATTGACGCTCAAGGCGCAACAGCCGCTGGTTCTGCAAGGCCAACAGGGCTTCAGCCAGAAATCCGAGCAAGGCCAGGCGTCGTATTACTACAGCCAGCCGTTTTTCCAGACCGACGGCGAATTGCAAATCGACGGCAAGACCTGGCACGTCAGCGGCCCGGCCTGGCTGGACCGCGAATGGAGCAGCCAGCCGCTGACCGCCAACCAAACGGGTTGGGACTGGTTCTCGGTGCATCTGGACGACGGCTCCGCGCTGATGCTTTACCGCATGCGCCAGAAGGACGGCGAACCGTACCTGACCGGAACCTGGATCGCGGCAGACGGCAGCACACAGTTGCTGCATGCGCAGGACATCAGCCTGACGCCGCTGCAAACCACGCAAGTCGCCGGACACAGCATGCCGACCCGCTGGTCGGTGAAAATCCCCGGCAAGGGTCTGGAAATCACCACCGCCGCGCTCAATCGCAAGGCGTGGATGGATTTGCGCATTCCGTATTGGGAAGGTCCGGTAACGGTCAGCGGCAGTCATCAAGGTGTCGGGTATCTGGAGATGACGGGGTATTGA
- a CDS encoding N-acetylglutaminylglutamine amidotransferase, whose product MCGLAGELRFDHQPADLAAVERITHELAPRGPDAWGFHSQGPVALGHRRLKIMDLSDGSAQPMIDSHLGLSLAFNGAIYNFPELRTELEGLGYQFHSGGDTEVLLKGYHAWGVDMLPKLNGMFAFAIWERDKQELFIARDRLGVKPLYLSRTDKRLRFASTLPALLKGGDISGLLDPIALNHYLNFHAVVPAPRTLLAGVEKLPPASWMRIDATGKTEQKVWWRLPYGPHADETNLTLEDWRDRVLDSTREAVAIRQRAAVDVGVLLSGGVDSSMLVGLLREVGVEDLSTFSIGFQDAGGERGDEFQYSDLIAKHYGTNHHQLRIQESEIIEQLPAAFRAMSEPMVSHDCIAFYLLSREVAKHCKVVQSGQGADELFAGYHWYPQVDGASDPVAAYRDAFVDRSYDEYKATVQPKWLTANDAAGDFVREHFAQPGADAAVDKALRLDSTVMLVDDPVKRVDNMTMAWGLEARTPFLDYRLVELSARIPGKFKLPDGGKQVLKEAARMVIPSEVIDRKKGYFPVPGLKHLQGNTLDWVRELLLDPSQDRGLFNPTMIDKLLTDPQGQLTPLRGSKLWQLAALNLWLSEQGL is encoded by the coding sequence ATGTGCGGATTAGCAGGTGAATTACGTTTTGATCATCAACCGGCGGATCTAGCCGCAGTTGAACGAATTACCCATGAGCTGGCGCCTCGCGGCCCGGATGCGTGGGGATTTCATAGCCAGGGGCCGGTTGCTCTTGGTCATCGTCGATTGAAAATCATGGATTTGTCGGACGGCTCGGCGCAGCCGATGATCGACAGCCATCTGGGCTTGTCCCTGGCCTTCAACGGCGCCATCTACAACTTCCCGGAATTGCGGACCGAGCTGGAAGGCCTGGGTTATCAGTTCCATTCCGGCGGCGACACTGAAGTGCTGCTCAAGGGTTATCACGCCTGGGGCGTGGACATGCTGCCCAAGCTCAACGGCATGTTCGCCTTCGCCATCTGGGAACGCGACAAGCAAGAGCTGTTCATCGCTCGCGACCGACTGGGCGTCAAGCCGCTGTACCTGTCGCGCACCGACAAACGCCTGCGTTTTGCCTCGACGCTGCCCGCGCTGCTCAAAGGCGGCGACATCAGCGGTCTGCTCGACCCAATCGCGCTCAATCACTACTTGAACTTCCATGCCGTTGTGCCTGCGCCGCGTACGCTGCTGGCCGGTGTTGAAAAACTGCCGCCCGCCAGCTGGATGCGCATCGACGCAACGGGCAAGACCGAGCAGAAAGTCTGGTGGCGCCTGCCTTACGGCCCCCATGCCGACGAAACCAACCTGACATTGGAAGACTGGCGCGACCGGGTTCTGGACAGCACTCGCGAAGCCGTGGCGATCCGTCAACGGGCGGCGGTGGATGTCGGCGTGCTGCTTTCCGGCGGCGTCGATTCGAGCATGCTGGTCGGCCTGCTGCGCGAAGTGGGTGTCGAAGACCTGTCGACTTTCTCCATCGGTTTTCAGGATGCAGGCGGCGAACGTGGCGACGAGTTCCAGTATTCGGACCTGATCGCCAAGCATTACGGCACCAACCATCATCAATTGCGGATTCAGGAAAGCGAGATCATCGAGCAACTGCCTGCGGCGTTCCGCGCCATGAGCGAGCCGATGGTCAGCCACGACTGCATCGCGTTTTATCTGTTATCGCGGGAAGTCGCCAAGCATTGCAAAGTGGTGCAGAGCGGCCAGGGTGCTGATGAGTTGTTCGCCGGTTATCACTGGTACCCACAGGTGGACGGCGCCAGCGACCCGGTTGCCGCCTACCGCGATGCGTTCGTCGACCGCAGTTATGACGAGTACAAGGCCACCGTGCAGCCAAAATGGCTGACTGCCAATGACGCCGCCGGTGATTTCGTGCGCGAACATTTCGCCCAGCCCGGCGCCGATGCAGCGGTGGACAAAGCCTTGCGTCTGGACAGTACGGTGATGCTGGTCGACGACCCGGTCAAACGGGTCGACAACATGACTATGGCCTGGGGCCTGGAAGCGCGCACGCCGTTTCTGGATTACCGCCTGGTCGAACTGTCGGCGCGCATTCCCGGCAAGTTCAAGCTGCCGGACGGTGGCAAGCAAGTCTTGAAAGAAGCCGCACGCATGGTCATCCCTTCCGAGGTCATCGACCGCAAGAAGGGTTATTTCCCGGTGCCGGGCCTCAAGCATTTGCAAGGCAACACC